In the Populus nigra chromosome 2, ddPopNigr1.1, whole genome shotgun sequence genome, TTCTCAAGAATAAAGAATGGCAACTGATTCTCGAGCAGCAAGAAGTCTTGTCGAATCCGAAACGTTGACCCCTTTCTACTAAATAAGGAATCAtctccatattttttaaaatctttattcCTCAACAAGTACTCCAAGATGAAAACAGCATCCAACAACACCATTTTCACAAACTGATCATTTTCTGCAACTTCACGAGCACCATCTTCATAACATCGGCGGATCTTCTCTTCATCCTCTTTAATGGTGTTCCAAATTTTCTCCAGGAACTTCACTTGTTGCACCCTTGTTTCCCCTACCACCCTGTTACAGAATTCTTTCAAATATCTCACCTTTTGCGTTGTCATGGGCTGCAAATTCTTCTTGTCATGGTGAATAGGGCCTATAGAAACTTCTTGAGGAGTATAGATGGCTTCATTTGATTTGCGAAGTGCATCAGGAACTCTGTAGATACAATTCCCATCATTTGGATTTTTCTCGAGTTTATATACAGCTCCTCCAGCTTCAAGATCCGAGTACAGTTCTTCAACTTTTACCAGTTGAATGAGCTTTTCTGCGTTGTATGTGTTTCGAACAATATCCTGCTCAACAATATTTTCAGCATTGTATGGATTCTCAACAATATTATCTTGGTGAAAGAATGTTCCAGAAGGAATTTCAGCATCTTCTCCATGGTAGTCTGCAGCTGAAAAATACGAGGAATGAATTCCGGCATTATCTCCATGGTAATCTTGAgtatcaaatgaaaaatatggtGAACGAATTTCAGCATTAACTCCAAGGTAGTCTCCACCACTTGAGAAATATGGTGAACGAATTTCAGCATTATCTTTGAGGTGTTCTTGATCAATAGAAAAGTATGGTGAACGAATCTCTCCCATCTTTCAAATTTTGCTGTCCagtaacataaataaacaacagTTACGTACTACCAATAGAATCTATTTCACAAAAATATTACTTATTTCTACGcgtttgaatttttttgcttGTGCAACAGAACACAATGCTAATATTTGCAGTTAGTTTCCTATGAAACTAAGTGATTTATCTGACAAGATAAGGGATTAGTtcactaaaatttaattaggataaaaaaaagtgtaaaagaTCTTTAAATTcctaaaagattttatttttgtcgaCAAGGGAAATTAATTCATACTATTGAAATACTTCTGTAATGTTATTCACATAG is a window encoding:
- the LOC133682152 gene encoding UPF0481 protein At3g47200-like; protein product: MGEIRSPYFSIDQEHLKDNAEIRSPYFSSGGDYLGVNAEIRSPYFSFDTQDYHGDNAGIHSSYFSAADYHGEDAEIPSGTFFHQDNIVENPYNAENIVEQDIVRNTYNAEKLIQLVKVEELYSDLEAGGAVYKLEKNPNDGNCIYRVPDALRKSNEAIYTPQEVSIGPIHHDKKNLQPMTTQKVRYLKEFCNRVVGETRVQQVKFLEKIWNTIKEDEEKIRRCYEDGAREVAENDQFVKMVLLDAVFILEYLLRNKDFKKYGDDSLFSRKGSTFRIRQDFLLLENQLPFFILEKLYDHLLEDGEGYYTPFRELAYEYLNRYNASAYKPSDKEILHFTDLVRSSLSVNHPGLTSDEPIGKFYSATKLHGAAINFKELRDECLLDVKFSSTKGELRIPRLRIDHHTELLFGNLIALERCHYKGEEYICHYVKLLDTLVAKTKDVDLLIKNKIIDTDRDGASVKNLIDKLSAETSEEYSIYYNLFKQLDQHYQNSWLKNSAYFREVYFGNLWRCTATVSATVLLLFTFVQTICAVVALR